A stretch of DNA from Alphaproteobacteria bacterium:
ATACACAAGATAATGACATTAAGGGCATGGTGGAGAATGTTGTTTCTCTTGCCAAAGATGTGCGCGTATTGGAACGCGGGGATTATCTGGCATCTGTTTTTAAAAACACGCGATCAATTTTAGAAAAATCTGGCCGTCTTATCCTTATTAGTGATTGCGTTGCATTACTAGTGGCATTCGTTGCGGGTGGTTTTGCAGCTTGGGCTTTCAACACATTCATCACGCATGAAACGTTCCAAGAAATCATTAGCATCGACACCTTAAAACAATTTGGCATGTTCGCATCCTTGGGAATTGCTGCCGTATTATGGCTTGATACGAAGGGACATTACCGCCAACGCCTTCCGTATTGGGAAGCAGTTGGCAATATTGTGACCGCGGCATTCATCGGGTTCATCATGGGCGGTTTTGTGCAATTTGCTGCGCAAACGCTTTATTCTCGTCTGTGGCTTGGCTTTAGCTGGACATTCTTTGCAGTCTTTATGTTTGTTGGCCGCGTGATGGTGCGCCGTATGCTGGATAAACGCGGCGAATGGAAAATTCCCTCGCTTATTATCGGTAATGGGCCTACGGCCGAAGCTGCGATAGCAACGCTGGCGCGCGAAAAGCGTATGGGCTTTAACGTCATTCGTCAGATGTACCCGGATTCATTCGGACAATTCAATACGCCGCGCGCATGGGAACGCATGATGATGGTAACCGGCGTAGGCCATATTTTTCTTGCACTGGAAGGCAGCGAGCTGGATAAGCACAACGAAGTATTGAAAGGCATGGTGCGTGAACGTGTTCCGTATTCCATCATTCCGCCTTGGCTGGGGTTGCCATCGACCACCATCTCGCCGCATCACTTCATGATGCAGGATGTTTTGATGCTGCATAATACCA
This window harbors:
- the wbaP gene encoding undecaprenyl-phosphate galactose phosphotransferase WbaP, yielding MAKPENLSEFRKKPAQDDTQDNDIKGMVENVVSLAKDVRVLERGDYLASVFKNTRSILEKSGRLILISDCVALLVAFVAGGFAAWAFNTFITHETFQEIISIDTLKQFGMFASLGIAAVLWLDTKGHYRQRLPYWEAVGNIVTAAFIGFIMGGFVQFAAQTLYSRLWLGFSWTFFAVFMFVGRVMVRRMLDKRGEWKIPSLIIGNGPTAEAAIATLAREKRMGFNVIRQMYPDSFGQFNTPRAWERMMMVTGVGHIFLALEGSELDKHNEVLKGMVRERVPYSIIPPWLGLPSTTISPHHFMMQDVLMLHNTNQVVLMLPRFLKRTFDIVVAGTALVVLSPVLLGLAIAVSLDGGPVIFSQSRIGRNGKPFKCLKFRSMKVGAEAALKEYLAKNPAAQEEWKIFYKLKNDPRVTKLGEFIRKTSLDELPQLFNVLKGDMSLVGPRPIKEAEILFYEGDYSYYESVRPGITGAWQVSGRSTLNYKQRVALDAWYSRNWSLWLDIVILLKTIPVLLKKDQAY